One stretch of Buteo buteo chromosome Z, bButBut1.hap1.1, whole genome shotgun sequence DNA includes these proteins:
- the LRRC70 gene encoding leucine-rich repeat-containing protein 70 isoform X2, protein MDNSGISYVHPKAFVELPKLCYLHLNNNNIKRLDPGIFEGLSNLHCLYLQNNQIAFVPRGLFSDLLSVRYLTLQRNRLSVLGSGTFLGMISLQTLNLADNKISRISDSAFHHLENLAYLFLEGNNLTLVPSNAIGRLKNLERLSLSHNPIGSIHPFAFKGLNKLRYLSLKNVKLKCIAVNGFFGLNNLSQLILSYNDLENINSSTFTLLNNLMYLQLDRNKITSIGDGTFEKMGQSLKILSLAFNNITELQPEVLKPLVSLTDLQVNYNPWNCSCKMLGLLNWLASSPISVKIHCQSPLSMRGRPLHYIKWTQFANCSSPTASPETAWSLGFEGVHHSSTTLLMAWHKGNRHNTFEQFVSAETKSIAFSEGTTATSAHPLPYEENAAEIPSRTTTILSTLPVQIPAQIIPVNRTVEEKGLTPTDAAPVSLKTSLFCTQQVEKLNQAFDILLGFFILACAVILFLTCKIIQFRQKLKVLENSGEKRIEYYGFYQPGRYNITDPVQSLTQNSMGHSELDQIRLLKRTASDSQAQVILFEHSSL, encoded by the coding sequence ATGGATAACTCCGGTATTTCGTATGTACACCCGAAAGCTTTTGTGGAACTCCCCAAACTGTGCTACTTGCATctaaataacaataatattaaACGCCTAGATCCAGGAATCTTTGAAGGTCTTTCCAATCTTCATTGTTTATACCTTCAGAATAATCAAATAGCTTTTGTTCCCAGAGGATTATTTAGTGATCTCCTTTCTGTTAGATATTTAACACTTCAAAGAAATCGTCTCAGTGTCCTTGGAAGTGGGACTTTCTTAGGAATGATAAGTCTCCAAACACTTAACCTAGCTGATAATAAGATTTCACGGATATCAGATTCAGCATTTCATCATCTTGAAAACCTTGCATATTTGTTCCTTGAAGGTAACAACTTGACACTTGTGCCATCGAATGCTATTGGAAGGCTCAAAAATCTTGAAAGACTTTCTTTGTCTCACAATCCCATTGGATCAATACATCCTTTTGCATTTAAAGGACTTAACAAGCTTAgatatctttctttaaaaaacgTAAAGCTAAAATGTATTGCTGTAAATGGATTTTTTGGATTAAACAACCTTAGCCAGTTAATCTTAAGTTATAATGActtagaaaatataaattccAGCACTTTTACTTTATTGAACAATTTAATGTATCTGCAGctagacagaaataaaataaccagTATTGGTGATGGTACCTTTGAAAAAATGGGACAGTCACTTAAAATACTCAGTTTAGCATTTAATAATATTACAGAGTTACAACCTGAAGTGCTCAAGCCCTTAGTGTCTTTAACTGATCTACAGGTAAATTATAATCCTTGGAACTGCAGCTGCAAAATGCTTGGGTTACTTAATTGGCTAGCATCGTCTcctatttctgtaaaaattcaTTGTCAGAGTCCCCTGAGTATGCGTGGTAGACCTTTGCATTACATTAAGTGGACTCAGTTTGCAAACTGCAGTAGCCCTACTGCCAGCCCAGAAACAGCGTGGAGTCTAGGATTCGAAGGTGTCCATCACAGCTCTACCACTTTGCTGATGGCGTGGCATAAGGGAAACAGGCACAACACATTTGAACAGTTTGTCAGTGCAGAAACTAAATCTATTGCTTTCTCAGAAGGAACTACAGCTACATCTGCTCACCCGCTGCCCTATgaagaaaatgctgctgaaattcCATCGCGGACAACTACAATATTATCAACATTACCGGTGCAAATACCAGCACAGATTATACCTGTTAACAGAACCGTAGAAGAAAAAGGCTTAACTCCAACAGATGCTGCTCCTGTATCATTAAAAACATCCCTATTTTGTACACAACAGGTTGAAAAGCTGAATCAGGCTTTTGACATTTTACTAGGCTTTTTCATTCTGGCTTGTGCTGTGATCCTGTTCTTAACCTGTAAGATTATTCAATTTAGGCAGAAACTAAAGGTGCTGGAAAACTCAGGGGAAAAGAGAATAGAATATTATGGTTTTTATCAGCCTGGCAGATACAACATAACTGACCCAGTGCAGTCCCTGACTCAGAATTCAATGGGGCACTCGGAACTGGACCAAATCAGGCTGCTCAAGCGAACAGCATCTGATAGTCAGGCGCAGGTCATATTGTTTGAACATTCATCATTGTAA
- the LRRC70 gene encoding leucine-rich repeat-containing protein 70 isoform X1: MSEKAKNRDMCGLQSSPPCPGAFLYILNCFLLLLLQKEALACPAACQLCTGRQVSCRNLGLSSIPQNFPKTTILVYLSGNNISRVTPNELRGFQKLAALYMDNSGISYVHPKAFVELPKLCYLHLNNNNIKRLDPGIFEGLSNLHCLYLQNNQIAFVPRGLFSDLLSVRYLTLQRNRLSVLGSGTFLGMISLQTLNLADNKISRISDSAFHHLENLAYLFLEGNNLTLVPSNAIGRLKNLERLSLSHNPIGSIHPFAFKGLNKLRYLSLKNVKLKCIAVNGFFGLNNLSQLILSYNDLENINSSTFTLLNNLMYLQLDRNKITSIGDGTFEKMGQSLKILSLAFNNITELQPEVLKPLVSLTDLQVNYNPWNCSCKMLGLLNWLASSPISVKIHCQSPLSMRGRPLHYIKWTQFANCSSPTASPETAWSLGFEGVHHSSTTLLMAWHKGNRHNTFEQFVSAETKSIAFSEGTTATSAHPLPYEENAAEIPSRTTTILSTLPVQIPAQIIPVNRTVEEKGLTPTDAAPVSLKTSLFCTQQVEKLNQAFDILLGFFILACAVILFLTCKIIQFRQKLKVLENSGEKRIEYYGFYQPGRYNITDPVQSLTQNSMGHSELDQIRLLKRTASDSQAQVILFEHSSL, from the coding sequence ATGAGTGAGAAGGCCAAAAACAGGGATATGTGTGGTCTGCAAAGTTCTCCACCCTGCCCGGGAGCATTCCTGTATATccttaattgttttcttttgttgctgctcCAGAAGGAGGCTCTTGCCTGTCCAGCTGCTTGCCAGCTCTGCACAGGGAGACAAGTTAGCTGTCGTAATTTAGGGCTTTCGAGCATCCCGCAGAACTTTCCAAAAACAACAATTCTTGTGTACCTCAGTGGGAATAATATATCGCGTGTCACTCCGAATGAACTAAGAGGCTTTCAGAAGCTTGCTGCACTCTACATGGATAACTCCGGTATTTCGTATGTACACCCGAAAGCTTTTGTGGAACTCCCCAAACTGTGCTACTTGCATctaaataacaataatattaaACGCCTAGATCCAGGAATCTTTGAAGGTCTTTCCAATCTTCATTGTTTATACCTTCAGAATAATCAAATAGCTTTTGTTCCCAGAGGATTATTTAGTGATCTCCTTTCTGTTAGATATTTAACACTTCAAAGAAATCGTCTCAGTGTCCTTGGAAGTGGGACTTTCTTAGGAATGATAAGTCTCCAAACACTTAACCTAGCTGATAATAAGATTTCACGGATATCAGATTCAGCATTTCATCATCTTGAAAACCTTGCATATTTGTTCCTTGAAGGTAACAACTTGACACTTGTGCCATCGAATGCTATTGGAAGGCTCAAAAATCTTGAAAGACTTTCTTTGTCTCACAATCCCATTGGATCAATACATCCTTTTGCATTTAAAGGACTTAACAAGCTTAgatatctttctttaaaaaacgTAAAGCTAAAATGTATTGCTGTAAATGGATTTTTTGGATTAAACAACCTTAGCCAGTTAATCTTAAGTTATAATGActtagaaaatataaattccAGCACTTTTACTTTATTGAACAATTTAATGTATCTGCAGctagacagaaataaaataaccagTATTGGTGATGGTACCTTTGAAAAAATGGGACAGTCACTTAAAATACTCAGTTTAGCATTTAATAATATTACAGAGTTACAACCTGAAGTGCTCAAGCCCTTAGTGTCTTTAACTGATCTACAGGTAAATTATAATCCTTGGAACTGCAGCTGCAAAATGCTTGGGTTACTTAATTGGCTAGCATCGTCTcctatttctgtaaaaattcaTTGTCAGAGTCCCCTGAGTATGCGTGGTAGACCTTTGCATTACATTAAGTGGACTCAGTTTGCAAACTGCAGTAGCCCTACTGCCAGCCCAGAAACAGCGTGGAGTCTAGGATTCGAAGGTGTCCATCACAGCTCTACCACTTTGCTGATGGCGTGGCATAAGGGAAACAGGCACAACACATTTGAACAGTTTGTCAGTGCAGAAACTAAATCTATTGCTTTCTCAGAAGGAACTACAGCTACATCTGCTCACCCGCTGCCCTATgaagaaaatgctgctgaaattcCATCGCGGACAACTACAATATTATCAACATTACCGGTGCAAATACCAGCACAGATTATACCTGTTAACAGAACCGTAGAAGAAAAAGGCTTAACTCCAACAGATGCTGCTCCTGTATCATTAAAAACATCCCTATTTTGTACACAACAGGTTGAAAAGCTGAATCAGGCTTTTGACATTTTACTAGGCTTTTTCATTCTGGCTTGTGCTGTGATCCTGTTCTTAACCTGTAAGATTATTCAATTTAGGCAGAAACTAAAGGTGCTGGAAAACTCAGGGGAAAAGAGAATAGAATATTATGGTTTTTATCAGCCTGGCAGATACAACATAACTGACCCAGTGCAGTCCCTGACTCAGAATTCAATGGGGCACTCGGAACTGGACCAAATCAGGCTGCTCAAGCGAACAGCATCTGATAGTCAGGCGCAGGTCATATTGTTTGAACATTCATCATTGTAA